CGTCGAAGGCTTCTTCCGCGCTGCCCACGCCTGCGGTGTGGAACCCGGCGCTCCGGAGCATGGCGCTGACCACGTTGAGCAGATCCGGATCGTCGTCGACGACCAATACGTGGGTATCGAGAGGCGCGCGGATGTTGAACGACGGTGCCGCCATGCTGGGTGGCGGGATGGTGGGCGGCTCGATGGAGTTGGCGAACTGCCACAGCATGGACCAATCGCGATCCGTGAAGGCGAGACGCAGGCCATAGCCGCGGTCCACGGCGCAGGCGGCGACGGCGGTGGCGTCCTCCCCCACGGAGAAGGTGGCCGTCACCCACTCGCCGTCGCGCAGACCATCGGTAAATGGAAGCTCGAGCT
This region of Polyangiaceae bacterium genomic DNA includes:
- a CDS encoding response regulator transcription factor, whose amino-acid sequence is MRGILYTFESFEALALLMEAGGDEQELELPFTDGLRDGEWVTATFSVGEDATAVAACAVDRGYGLRLAFTDRDWSMLWQFANSIEPPTIPPPSMAAPSFNIRAPLDTHVLVVDDDPDLLNVVSAMLRSAGFHTAGVGSAEEAFDALRDAPMDLVVLDWNLPGMSGIDFCQRLRKEDRFARLPILFLTAHSSTADVVTAFKAGADDFVSKPFRGPELAARVLSLVRRSQLPPPSARRP